The following is a genomic window from Labrus bergylta chromosome 2, fLabBer1.1, whole genome shotgun sequence.
TACTGTAGATATCAACAGAACACATTAATTACAACACATACAAAccaggtgaaaaaaaatatatatatatatatatatatgtagtaCAAGAATAGTCTACAACTATCAACCACTTAGTAGCAgtgaaaaaaaagcaacataaatCAATGCTACATTTCCTGCTTCCACATGACACCCTGGTTCACTGGGTGATTTTGTGCTGCGAGTAAAAGCAGATGCTGACCTGTAGCCATGATCTCTGTAGTCTTTGGTGGCTGAATAGACCACTGAACTGGCCTTCACACTGATCTGCTGGAACAGGTTCCACACCTCTTGATAGATGTATTGCTATAGGACAGAAAACAGTTagacaaaaataaagacagtCAAACAGAGTTGCGAAGGCATCAAAGACTTACTTATTAGaacatttatcattttcttATTAACATGAATAACATGCACATCTAAACTGAGAACTGAGGATTTTGTAAGTGATTTGTATCTTCTATAGAAAGTCTGATCCTTTTTCAGTCCTTTGCTAATTGTAACCTTTTGCATTCTGGGTGTACTGGCTGTCAAAAAACACCCCATTACACTCCAGTGGGTTGTAAACTAGGCTGCTGAAAACCTACTCTTAATGCACTCTGCACTGAGCCAGTGAACACCAGCCAGCAGGTTTCCAATAATTACAGCGTGTCAATCCTTCTgggtaagaaaaacaacataacatTGCAGCTGTTTaaacaactgtaaaaaaaaaaaaaaaaaaaaagtcttatttaATACCACACACATCAAAATGTTTGACTACACCAATGGTTAACACTTTTAGATGTTTGCCTGATGATTCTGCATTCCTATAATAAATACCCATTTACTCGTAAATGTACAATCAGTCAAAACGCTCTTAAAATGTGAACTCACATTTCCTGTAATGACCATGCAGCCAAGCTGGTCGATGATGAGAACGTCCAGCTGTGAAGTTGGCTGGCAGAACTTTTGTTGAAGGATTTGTAGGATGTGCTCCATCACTTTAGGAGTGTCTCTCAGGGCCACCGCGATGTGGCCCAGGGCTCGAATTGTGTGATCTGGGATCAGATGTGCATCTCTGCAAGAGAGACACATTTTAAGAGAAGCTGTTTATCAGTGTCCAgctcttgaaaatgttcaagttggACACAAGGCACATCTATTTCATGTTTCAACAATCAATGCTGCTCACTTGTCATTCTCCTGTGAGATGTAGAGACGGTTGGACAGACTGGCAAGAAAGGCTTCCACTATCACATGATCCATGGTCAGACCAGCTTTAAGACATCTGAGGgatgagaaacacacagagatgaaCAACTAAAGTTTGTTTAAGCACATTGAAGATGTTCTTTTGTAAACACATGCTGTGACAGATGTTTGAACCTGACCTGCAAATGTTGTCGATGGAAATGTCTCTGAGCTGCTCATACATGGACGGCTGATCTCTCCTGTTTGGCAAGACACTGAAGGTGGACTGAGAGTGCTCATTGGTAACATTTATCCTTATATCTCCTGTGGCTgcaagcaaaaagaaaagagggcaaattaaataaaaacacacagcttaaaatatattatatttgtGAACAATGACAAAGGTTTGAATTTAGCAGGAACATCTAAAAACAATGTTATCTTCTATAATGTAACATCCTTTGAGCTTACTGCTGTGACTACTACTGCAGTGAGCAGCACAGTAAAATCAGTAACCTCAACTGAATTTCCAATAGTCTGTATGCTCATCTATAAAAACACAGGAAGGATCAATAGAGAATGACGGCCTGTTGATGACAATGACGCAattaatgtcagtgttttcaCCATAACACTGTTGTCCTACTTCCTTTAGCATGCATCGTGCTGTACTTGAGATGAGGAGTTTTCTGCTTGATGCAtatgattttgttgtttttgactcCATGGTAGACTcaattttaattgattttacaTGAAATATTCAAAAACTCTAGCTGTCTGCACATTAAATAAGAATAAATGTGAAGTctgaagaacaacatactggacTTACTTGAGCCAGAGCAAAGTAATACAAATAGTATTAGTATTCTACATTGAATACTATGCTGGAAGCTACTCAGCTCTACAAATACAGAACGTCAGAATATCAGAatgttttaaatgctttaaacaagaaacatgaaaacatttgttacTGTCATCACGCGAATGTGTGTGCATTGTAGTTTGGTTGTGTGATTTATAACTATGTGTAACTTATTATCATGCGTCTCATCTTGTTTGTAATCAGTCCTTGTGTCACTGTTTGAAATGGGACTCACAAAAGAGCCGCATATTAAATCAGACTTTACGATAATGTCTCTGGTACAATACATCAAATAGTGGCAATGACTTCTAATATTGTGGATGGTAACAAATTCATAAATAATTATCTGTACCCGTGTTATACTGGCTGTGATACTTGTAGAGTTTTATAAGAACAGGGGAAGGAACCACCAGGAAATCCCTGAGAGAGGTTGTGGCTGAGTGAGCCACTACTGGAAACCTCTCACACAGACGTCCGAGGCCCTGAAAGAGGGGAGAATTTATTAATATCCAATGAATTACCAGGAAATAAATTAGTTaatattagatttattttgtctAAATAAAGTGATCTAGTCTCtttttactttgtagttaaatACCTGTAGGCAGCAGATGAGCAGGGGCATGTGAGCAATGATGACTTTACTTGAGGTTTTCGACTGCAACTTCTCGGACAGTTTGGTGCACAGATTCTCTGCTCCTAATAAAAATAGAGCAGAAGGGGAAAGTGATGCAACTAGAACAAAAGAACACGTTCAAACGGCAGTATGATATTGGCATCTAAACACAGCTCACGCTCTGCTGCAATTGATTACCTTGCTCATCTTTGACGGCCCACACCATGAGGTCCACGCAGGCAGCGTTGGCTTGGCAACGGAGCTTGAGGGGGCTCTGTTCCCCCTGCAACCCCCCCGTATCATGAAGTACCCGCTGCAGCTCTGATTGACTGCTGCTAAACTGTTCCAGTACGAAGTCGTGAACCTCCCGCACAAATCCCTGCTGTAAGGCTGAGAAACATAGTGATTTAAATTTGTATCATTATATTGGACTATATGTATACAACCATGTGTGgctttaatgcaaaataaaaaagacacttGAGATGCTTTACCTTTCATGTAGAAAAGTGTGTCACGCAGCATTTTGAACACGCACACATAGAGAGGGTCACTGAAGGTTTTGTAATAGAGGTTGATTCCAGGATTAGActtgaaagagaagaaaagaaagacgatAATTTCACTAATATTGGCATATATTAAACTTTagatttgcatttatttatttttttgtcacagaTGGTGGTCATATGGTTACCTCGATAACCTCTGTCATTGTGGCGTCCAGGGTTTTCAAAAAGGAGTCTGAAACAAACCTCTTCACCTGTTGAACCACACATAGCCTTTGGTAAAGGTGCAACATACAGTATGGGAGAAAAAAGAGCCAGAATGCAGTTTGATGCTTGGTGTTTTTCTGTACCATGTTAAGGAGCTGTCGTAGCAATTCAAGTGGCACCTCAACCTCATTTCCTCCTACTCCCAAGAACAGAGGAGACAATGAGAAACTGGAGCTGACTGTCGAGAAGTAGTAGTCAGGGTCCACTGTGCTGCTGTCTGGTTGGTAGGCACCTGAAATGTTAGAGacaagaagaaacaacaaacatttaaagcataGGACAAAATGAGTGGCTGCAGTCAGGGTGCTGTGTGTGccaaatgacagctgggatcagatCCAGGCCCCCCGCGCCGCCATGACCCTGAACTGTACAAGTGgtgtagataatggatggatggatggatggatcctTTTTGATTCTGATACCAAAAACTGATGTAACAGTTTAAGATGTTCTAGGTAGTTGAAATGCCgtttctttttcattcaaataaatgaCTCACCAAGAGAGGAAAACAGACTAACAAtaaacaaatgtataaatatgagAAGGAGCACCAGAGTTGTCTTATGCAAGGTATGATCACTGTACAGCAAAAAACCTCAAGTAAACAACAAGGCATAACATTTATTGGCTCCGTCTGAAGTGAGAATTCTGACCAATATAAACGGTAAGGTATGAGTTACATGGTATATTATGTAATTTGACTGTACTGTTTGTCATTAtataaagaaaattaaaactttttgttaataaaacagaataattgCAAACTGTTTGGCAGGAAAACTGTGCCACAATGAAGCTTCAGCGTGAAAAAAGACCAGAAGCCATCCACTGTCAATAACTATTAATTTATTGCCCGAGGACGTTGATATTAAATGAAGCTGATTGTTGAAAATGATATGCTTCGATGAGTTGACTGTTAACATTGGCAAATACCAATTATATTaaagaaaattgtgtttttaaagttttaccTTCAAAGTAATGTTGGCCAGGGGCTGTAGGAGAACAGGGTGAGTGACCTCCTGGATCTGAAAACACCTACGACACAAACAAGTACAAAATATTTCTTTAAGCACTGGGAAAAACATAGAAAGAAGGCAAATTACAAATACAAATTCTCCCTGGCTTTTTGTGAAATTAAATCACAAAGCTATTTCAGTCTGCAGACATTTTTAATTGTCCTAAATACACAACCATGCCACCATTTCTAAAAGTTATATAAAACCATGTACAGACCGGTAGAGAAGCATCCAGGTTGGTGCCTGTGGATCTACGCAGACTGTCACTTTGGCACACTGTGAGCAGTGAGGACGGCAGAATGGAGCGAAAGTCATTGAAGGACCTGCGTCTCACTCCCTCTGTTTCCTCTGTGACGCAGCGAGCTGGGGGAGAATCTTTGGGGAATAACTTGGACAGCAGGGCTTCTTCTGTGTTGCTGTAGCGGCCAAATGCTCGAGTCATGCCCAGCAGAGTGGGCACAATATACCTGCACAGGTAAACTAGAGACAAGAAAGAATCTGTGAAGCTTTTCGAAAAAGACTTGcaatatgcatttttttattttattttttgtgtttgcttgtgtacCTTTGTCATGGTTATCAGGCGTTTGGCACATGTCCTGCAATGCCTGTAAGACCTCCATTAAAGTGTTCAAGATCTGGAGGGGGGAATCAGTGGAAACAATATCTTAGCTATTAAGTTCACTGCGCCCTTATAAAAGACTGATATATCATCAATCCTTTTTAATCTGACCTCTTCTCGTGAGTCTGGGTCCCTCTGAGCAACATCTGCCAGAAGAGTTACTAGACAATAGCTGAAGTTCTCTGCAACTGGGAGAAGATCTGAatagaaagaaaagacaaatcaaacatTGAAAACTGTACAAGAAAACTTTACTCAGAATGAAATTCATAGGCTTTTTGCAATGTCATATTGGGTTTATACATTTGGCTGCCTTATGTTTTTCCTTCCGAGGGGAAACCAACATCTCATGGCATCTTATGGATGTTATCAACTCTTTCTCAAAATGTCAATATTCATATGAATTTGTATTGAAAACCGATAAGAATGGCCACTCACATTATTCATTTCAGTGATTTGAGGGAGTAAACTAAGGCCTCTGTAAAACAAAATGCCACTCTATAAGAGGATTGTTCTTACCCTTTCCTTTCTTGCCCGAGCTCTCTTCGATCCATTGGACCCGTGGTAGCCCTCTCAATAGGCTCAACAAGTAGGAAACaattgtgtctttgtgctgcCAGGGAAAAGCAAAGCATTACaccacaaacaaatgcacatgcTGGCACAGAAAACCATTTTTGATTCCATTAAAATAACTTGTAAATCCAACAACAAATTGGTTTTCTATTCATTCTGACGCAGAATACAATCTAGCTCAATGATAATAAGTCTGACATTTCTTTAATTCTAGGTGTGAAGCTATCATCTCCACATAATTAGATGCCTGGGGAGCTTTTCACACGGTGTCTCAGAGTGATGAGGTTAGAGGCTTACATGGTCAGCTGCATGTCTAATCAGCAGCTTAATCAGATTATGAGAATAAGCGTATCATGGTGATATAGCCCTTTGAGAGGCTGGGACTGGGAGCAAAAGCTGACAAATAGTAACATAATAACGctaatattgtttttatgtataGCACactaatgtaataataataccCCATTGTGTAGTGTTCCAGTCTAAAATCCACAACATAATCCTGCCTAAAGATTCAAACTTTGTTTCCTCAAAGTGATGATGAAATGTGACCACCATGTTGAAAAATCTGAACAGCTCAACTTTTACTGACCACCACCCACCTGTAGGCCAGATTCCACCAGAAATACAGCCAGTGCAATAACAGCATCTCTGCGACGCACATCCAGAGTAAACACACCTCGGACTTCCACTGGACACATACATTGTAGCTTCTGGACCTGAAAGACCCAAAATCAGCAGTCTGTAGTTAcaactctaaaaaaaacacacaacaattTAATTGCATGTTCCATATTGAGTTTTGATCTTAGCTGGAGAACTTCGGGGAAAATCAAGACATTTTACAACTggttatgcacacacacacatgacatcTATGCATGTGCACACATATGCATACGTCTATGCTCATACACTTTTTATGACTTGTAATGTTTTATTAGTTTAgtttagatgtttattgccatttgcacaggtacaggacagtacaggtacattggaattcttgtgcgtttcttCCTGattcagcttctacaaaaaaaaagtgaaaattaaatataaaatagaatagcattgtaagaaaaaaaaaaaaaaagagtacaaaaaagttaaaataaataatttgtattAACAGctaagcaaagatataatacaaaaaaaataaaaataacaaggagcacactgtacaatgaaattaaaatataaatatgttttcttattgcacttattatctcttataattattaatattaatattatagcTTAACAGTGTCAATACAGGGAAATACAGTCAGCTCCAAATTAACACACACTGATCATGTTAGTAATTTACAGAGGCCTAAATGCTTTAAAAAGTATCAATGACAATGTTTTGAAGTTTGTCCTGGTATGCTTTTTAATTGGCTGCTCCaggtaaatataaatatttgcCAAACGCAGCTCTTTCCAAACTGACTTATCTACagattggcaaaaaaaaaaaaaaaaaaaaaaagtacttgcAACAGATAAGTCACTGTCTTTTCTTCCTGAATAAAGCACACAGTGAACCCTGCAAACCTGTTCGACTGCAGTGCTCATCAAGCCTCACTACTCTGCCTGTGATGCAGTAAACAGGCACCACACAACGGAGCGATGACACTCTTTTCCAGCAtttccagcaaaaaaaaaaaaatactctatAAAACATCCCGCAACCgtaattcacaaacacaaacgtgAAAAGAAACCTCAAATATTACCCTTACTGTCAACGTCACTAATCAAAATAAGCCACCGTCTGTGCGGAAGCGGAGCTACACCCTGAACTAAACTGTTGCTGAGCGATTCAAACGAAGCTTATTAATGTAAAATTATCTGCCGGAGTCAAACTTCCTCACCTTTTCGACCGTGGCGGGACGGTGGGCAGCAAGAGAGCGGGCCAGTGACAGGACTGTGTTGAAGTAAAACCCTCTCGTACCACCTCCCATTACAGACATGTTTATCCCCCCCCCTCTACATCAAACAAGCGAGATTCAGCGAGGACGGAGAAGAAACAGGCAAACGGCGGCAGCTGGGCTGAGCCGCAGTACGGCAACGCGTAAGGGACAATCCCAACAACCTATGGATTGTAGTTATGTTAGTGGAATTTGGTTGACGACACAAGTACTGTTTAAACAATagtgattgattaaaaaaataaaaaaataaaaaaagggaccCTCTTCCATCTGATTTCACTTTTAAGTGTTTTCCTTAAAAGTGTTTCATTGCAATGCGCATTTGTTGCGCAGGATTAGCTGTTGGGACCATAGCGCGGTGACGTCACAAAACGTGACGGGGATACGTCGTGTGGCCAATTTATCCGCTGCTGAAGTGAACGTCTACATCGCCGACGGTCAAAGGTTTGTCCCCTTAAATCGACCAAATATCTGGTCTGTAAAGCTTAACATTAGaccgtctttttttttaaaaaaggaggcATTTCAGTTTACTAGCGTCGCTTTTCTTAGTTTACTTGTGGGGTTTTGTGGTTTTATTAAACTCCTCAGTCTTCGTTTAGTAGTGTCAGCTAGCCAACACCCCTTAGCTTACCTTTAGACATTGTGACGCTGTAatgttgtttacattactttcCGACATTATTGTTACGAAGTTGTTTTAGTAGGTCAGTCATATGAAACAATTTGACAAAGTTTCACCATCGTTCAGTCTCGTTTGGATGTCTGAAACTTGTTTTCTTATTGTGATCTCTGCTGCGTTTCTCTGTTATGTTTCCATCTGTCGTGTCAGCTGATCCTCCAAATGATTCATTATAGAGACATGGATCATTGATTTTTCTAGATGTTTATATATCTATTGATTGTGTTCCCGTTTAAAAAGTGTCGTAACTCCCATAGTCCCACCCTCCAGATAATTACACAAACTAATCTGATTGTGAAAGTGGATCCTCTCCTGACATGTGTGAAGCTTTTGAAAGTCCTGTGATTTCtgtgtgtcaaaaaaaaaaactgtgtgcacCCCACAGATGGCCTACCCTAAATCCCACAACCCATTTGCAGATGATGACGATGAGGAAGATTTTAAACCCAAAAGTAGGGGTTTCAATGATGATTTCAGCGACAGCGGGTTGAGCGAAGCAGAGAGGAAGCAGCGCTACCTCCAGCAGGAAGTGATGCGAACAGCTCAGTCTGCTGTGGACAGCAGTCATCGTTCAATTGGTCTCATTTATGAGTCAGAGAAGATGGGCGTAGAAACTGGAGAGGTATGTTGACATGTTCAGCATTATCCTGGCTGGCACACAGTGAATTTCCTCGCCTCTGAGAAAATGACAACCAAACCAAAATGTTGTGGTTTCTTTAGATTctcctctcattctctctcgctctctctccttctgtctttgtgtgtaggAGCTGATGCGACAGGGTGAGGTCCTGAAAAGGACGGACAAAATGTTGGACAACATGGATCAGGACCTGAAGACCAGCCAGAAGCATATTACCAGCATCAAGAGTGTGTGGGGCGGCCTTGTCAATTACTTCAAGGGCAAGCCAGAGGAAAAGCCAATTCCTGAGGAGCCAAAGGCTTACCAGGGGAGTGATCGGTAAGATTGACTCCTTTCACAGATTTGTTgatggtttattttttatttattttagtttttaaggGTATAAGCTTTCAATTGATCGCTAAAATGAAATTCAAATTCTTATCTTTTAAATAGCTTCTGCTATTTGTCTGTAGTGGTTACAGTTTATTCAGGCCTCCCAGAAAGTGATGGCATCAAAGGCGTTATGTTTTCTAGTGGTGCGTCTGTCGGTCTGTCTACTCAACTGTTGTAAATGAGATTTCTCTGGAATGCCTGGAGGACATTTCTTCAAATATATTTAAGACTTGGACTTACAGATGAGATGATTACTTTTTCGTAGTCAAGGGCCGGGTCACTTTGATCTGtgaaagatcatttttaatcctCAACCAAATAATTAATTTGATTTGTTGGTTGTTTCACAATGATGAAGttatgagtttttatttttagcagAACGATCAGTCAACTTcagcaaaatgttgtttttttctgaccaGGAGTCCCTTACAATTCTTGTAAGAGTGATAGGTAAGAAATGTCTTCAGGAATTATCTTCAGATTTGGCTTAAACCTCCAATTAGGCTCAAATATGAAGTGATGGGTTTCAACAGGCAGACGAGCTGGCGTGCTTGTGCGTCTCCGCCAGCGCGGACTGTACACAGCTCTACCAGGCATCTTTCTCTCCAACGTGCGCTCACTGTGCAACAAACTGGACGGACTTCAGCTACTGGTGGGAAGAAACAGAGACTTTTATACatcctgtgttttgtgtttcacgGAGACGTGGCTGTGTGGACTGATACCGGACTCTGCGCTGCAGCTGGCAGGATTCCAACTCTTCAGAGCGGATCGAGACCATCGAGACTCACAACTTtccgggaaaaaaaaagggtggagGAATCTGTTTCTATGTTGATAGTGGCTGGTGTACGGATGTAAACGTGATCCAAAGGCATTGTTCTCCTGAGCTGGaatctttttttcatctctccCTCCACCCTGAAGCACTGTGCTGATCAGCTGTCTCCAGGCTTTACAGACATCTTTAACAGCTCATTGGAGACAGGCCATGTGCCAGCCTGCTTCAAGTCCTCCACCATCATCCCTGTCCCCAAAAAGCCAAGGACCACAGGACTTAATGACTTCAGACCCGTCGCCCTGACCTCTGTGGTGATGAAGTCTTTAGAGCGCCTTGTGCTCTCCCACCTCAAAGACATCACAGACACCTCTCCAGGACCCCCTGCAGTTCGCCTCCAGATCCAACAGGTTTGTGGATGATGCTGTCAACCTGTCCCTTCCACTTCACCCTCAAGCATCTGGACTCAGCAGGAACCTACgccaggatcctgtttgtggatttcagctctgctttcaATACAATAATCCCGACTCTGCTCCAGGACAAGCTCTCCCAGCTGAATGTGCCTGAGTCCACCTGCAGGTGGATCACAgacttcctgtctgacaggaaaCAGCAGGTGAAGCTGGGGAAGAATGTCTTGGACAGCAGGACTATCAGCACTGGCTCCCCTCAAGGCTGCgttctttctcctctgctcctctccctGTACACCAACAGCTGTACCTCCAGTCATCAGTCTGTCAAGCTCCTCAAGTTCGCAGACGACACCACACTCATTGGTGGtgaactgttctttatgtgttacattaacgctcactggactttaaaaatgtatcatccTTACATGCaatctgtgagtagttacacacattaagattttttctcatagtccactgcacaggctcctacattacaccttttttgtacattttgttttttatttttaaattatattttatatattgtaatagcttcttatactgtattatttaatttgttgctatttctgctttatttccttgttaattctttagcaccaatacaccaagtcaaattccttgtatgtgtaaatgtacgtggcaataaaccctgattctgattctgatcctgtgCAAGTGAACACAGAGCCGAGAACAACAAAACCAGGAGTTTGACTGaaatgatgtttaaaatgtagcatattataccttttttttttttttaaagtgtgcttTTGCTGTGTACAGCTTCTTGTT
Proteins encoded in this region:
- the snap29 gene encoding synaptosomal-associated protein 29, which gives rise to MAYPKSHNPFADDDDEEDFKPKSRGFNDDFSDSGLSEAERKQRYLQQEVMRTAQSAVDSSHRSIGLIYESEKMGVETGEELMRQGEVLKRTDKMLDNMDQDLKTSQKHITSIKSVWGGLVNYFKGKPEEKPIPEEPKAYQGSDRLQSALSSSREQEDKYQASHPNLRHLNTEGFGASASIDDSSSRQNGYPQNRHLREAHQTLDNNLDEMCSGLSRLKNLGIGLQSEIESQDDSIDALLNKVDKMDGKISKTNQQIKNLK